From one Euwallacea fornicatus isolate EFF26 chromosome 4, ASM4011564v1, whole genome shotgun sequence genomic stretch:
- the LOC136350840 gene encoding neuroendocrine convertase 1-like isoform X2 → MPLDPADIPLSRVKRVDIGNEFIEGTSEEPIRFQTTMIKNKKNQTVSQLVTRKKRYVSLEMDQTFNDELWSQQWYLKDTRTRLDLPKLDLNVLPVYRAGISGKGVRITVLDDGIEYTHEDLSPNYDPEISYNCNDETHDPLPRYEVTKSNSHGTRCAGEVAMVANNKKCGVGIAFNARIGAVKMLDGLVTDRIEGTALGYAQDLVDIYSASWGPNDDGKTVDGPGRLAREAIEKGIRQGRGGKGSIYVWASGNGGSRGDNCNCDGYLASPHTISIGSASQKGSFPWYGEACASTLAVTYSSGAYKDQMIATTDLNNQCTIKHTGTSASAPLAAGIIALALEVNPSLTWRDVQHLIVWTSELAPVADNPGWQKNAAGLWFSTKFGFGLMNAFGLVSAAANWTTVPADKKCEIHFNKVNNATFSYGNPLKLFVATSGCQGSDDEVVFLEHVEVKTTINYTIRGSLEIHLTSPAGSMVQLLAPRKFDKSPKGFVNWSFMSVMTWGELASGLWTLIISDNVGPEGNSGHLGETRLILRGTKDPPTHMFGGPRNYNEDYNRIHNRVGDARITNSPKMAINFDYENYLK, encoded by the exons ATGCCATTAGATCCTGCTGATATTCCATTAAGCAGAGTGAAACGAGTTGATATTGGAAATGAGTTTATTGAAGGAACGTCTGAAGAACCAATTCGATTTCAAACAACGatgattaaaaacaaaaaaaaccaaaCCGTGAGTCAACTCGTAACCAGGAAAAAGCGCTATGTCTCGTTAGAAATGGATCAGACCTTTAACGACGAATTATGGAGTCAGCAGTGGTACCTT AAAGACACAAGAACAAGACTAGACCTTCCCAAATTAGATCTCAACGTCCTACCAGTTTACAGGGCGGGGATTTCTGGAAAAGGAGTGAGGATTACGGTTTTAGACGACGGCATTGAATACACCCATGAAGATCTGAGTCCTAACTAT GATCCTGAAATAAGTTACAACTGCAACGATGAAACCCACGACCCATTGCCGCGGTACGAGGTAACCAAATCAAACAGTCATGGTACGAGATGTGCGGGAGAAGTGGCTATGGTggcaaacaacaaaaaatgtggAGTTGGAATAGCTTTTAATGCTCGAATAG GGGCTGTAAAGATGTTAGACGGTCTAGTCACAGATCGAATCGAGGGAACTGCCCTGGGATACGCTCAAGATTTGGTGGATATTTACAGTGCTTCCTGGGGCCCTAACGACGATGGAAAAACTGTAGATGGACCAGGCAGATTGGCGAGAGAAGCTATAGAAAAGGGAATTAGACAG GGAAGAGGAGGCAAAGGGTCTATCTATGTTTGGGCATCGGGGAATGGAGGAAGTCGTGGCGACAATTGCAACTGCGATGGTTACCTTGCCAGTCCGCACACAATTTCCATAGGAAGTGCCTCCCAAAAGGGATCATTTCCCTGGTATGGAGAGGCTTGCGCATCGACGTTAGCCGTAACTTACAGCAGCGGAGCTTACAAAGATCAAATGATT GCGACTACGGACTTAAACAACCAGTGCACGATCAAACACACAGGAACTTCCGCATCTGCCCCTCTAGCCGCGGGTATAATTGCCTTAGCTCTGGAAGTGAA CCCGTCTCTGACTTGGCGCGATGTCCAGCATCTTATAGTCTGGACCTCAGAACTGGCACCAGTAGCCGACAATCCAGGCTGGCAAAAAAACGCCGCCGGCCTGTGGTTTAGCACCAAATTTGGGTTCGGTTTAATGAACGCTTTTGGACTTGTTTCGGCTGCCGCCAACTGGACCACTGTGCCTGCtgataaaaaatgtgaaatccACTTTAATAA GGTTAACAATGCCACGTTTTCGTACGGGAATCCCCTGAAATTATTCGTGGCGACCTCCGGTTGTCAGGGCAGTGACGACGAAGTTGTTTTTCTCGAGCACGTAGAAGTGAAAACCACCATAAACTATACAATCCGAGGATCTTTGGAGATCCACTTGACCTCCCCGGCAG GGTCGATGGTACAACTACTGGCGCCTAGAAAATTCGACAAAAGCCCGAAGGGTTTCGTGAACTGGAGCTTTATGTCTGTCATGACCTGGGGAGAATTGGCCAGCGGTTTGTGGACGCTGATTATTTCTGATAAC GTTGGTCCGGAGGGTAACAGCGGTCATTTAGGAGAGACCCGCTTAATTTTACGAGGCACCAAAGACCCACCCACGCATATGTTTGGCGGTCCGAGGAACTACAATGAAGACTACAATAGAATACACAATCGAGTAGGGGATGCTAGGATAACGAACAGCCCTAAAATGGCGATCAACTttgattatgaaaattatttaaaatag
- the RpL7A gene encoding large ribosomal subunit protein eL8: protein MVQKKPKKKVGKKVAAAPLAVKKVEAKKEVNPLFEKRPRNFGIGQDVQPPRDLSRFVKWPKYIRIQRQKAVLQKRLKVPPPINQFTQTLDKQTATQLFKVLEKYRPETALQKKNRLKAKAEAKVAKKEEAPSKKPNTLKAGTNTVTKLVEQKKAQLVVIAHDVDPIELVLFLPALCRKMGVPYCIVKGKARLGLLVRRKTCTAVALTQVDSGDRSNFNKIVEAVNNNFNDRGDEIRRHWGGGLLGSKSAARIAKIERAKQKELAQKQG from the exons ATGGTGCAAAAGAAA cCCAAGAAGAAAGTGGGGAAAAAGGTAGCAGCAGCTCCTCTTGCTGTTAAGAAAGTTGAAGCTAAAAAGGAAGTAAACCCCCTTTTTGAGAAAAGGCCAAGGAATTTTGGGATTG gcCAAGATGTTCAGCCCCCTCGTGACCTGTCCAGGTTCGTAAAATGGCCAAAATACATCAGAATTCAGAGGCAAAAGGCAGTTTTGCAGAAGAGGTTGAAGGTGCCTCCACCAATCAATCAATTCACCCAGACTTTGGATAAGCAAACAG CGACCCAATTGTTCAAGGTTTTAGAGAAGTACAGGCCTGAGACTGCATTACAGAAGAAAAATAG GTTGAAAGCTAAAGCTGAAGCAAAAGTGGCCAAAAAGGAGGAAGCTCCATCAAAGAAACCAAACACCTTGAAGGCAGGCACTAACACTGTCACCAAACTTGTAGAACAGAAGAAAGCTCAGTTGGTAGTCATTGCTCATGATGTTGATCCTATTGAG CTGGTTTTGTTCCTGCCAGCCCTCTGTAGGAAAATGGGTGTGCCTTACTGCATTGTAAAGGGAAAGGCCCGTTTAG GACTTCTTGTCAGGAGAAAAACCTGCACTGCCGTAGCTTTGACTCAGGTCGACTCAGGAGACAGGTCTAACTTCAACAAGATCGTCGAAGCGGTTAATAATAACTTCAACGACCGTGGTGATGAGATCCGTAGACATTGGGGAGGTGGTTTGCTGGGATCAAAGTCCGCAGCACGTATCGCCAAGATCGAAAGAGCCAAACAGAAGGAATTGGCCCAAAAACAAGGTTAA
- the LOC136350840 gene encoding neuroendocrine convertase 1-like isoform X1, with product MINMIYAQCQIVSIMILLLTIASAKELVIRIEGGPLVAELLAVETGYVYKGPVFGFENTYVLIPTENPEHLLPNEQKRGHVSRSLSEDIRVLWAEEQNWKQRQKRDFMPLDPADIPLSRVKRVDIGNEFIEGTSEEPIRFQTTMIKNKKNQTVSQLVTRKKRYVSLEMDQTFNDELWSQQWYLKDTRTRLDLPKLDLNVLPVYRAGISGKGVRITVLDDGIEYTHEDLSPNYDPEISYNCNDETHDPLPRYEVTKSNSHGTRCAGEVAMVANNKKCGVGIAFNARIGAVKMLDGLVTDRIEGTALGYAQDLVDIYSASWGPNDDGKTVDGPGRLAREAIEKGIRQGRGGKGSIYVWASGNGGSRGDNCNCDGYLASPHTISIGSASQKGSFPWYGEACASTLAVTYSSGAYKDQMIATTDLNNQCTIKHTGTSASAPLAAGIIALALEVNPSLTWRDVQHLIVWTSELAPVADNPGWQKNAAGLWFSTKFGFGLMNAFGLVSAAANWTTVPADKKCEIHFNKVNNATFSYGNPLKLFVATSGCQGSDDEVVFLEHVEVKTTINYTIRGSLEIHLTSPAGSMVQLLAPRKFDKSPKGFVNWSFMSVMTWGELASGLWTLIISDNVGPEGNSGHLGETRLILRGTKDPPTHMFGGPRNYNEDYNRIHNRVGDARITNSPKMAINFDYENYLK from the exons ATGATAAA TATGATCTATGCACAATGTCAAATAGTTTCGATAATGATTTTACTGTTAACAATCGCAAGTGCCAAAGAACTGGTGATTCGTATTGAAGGTGGACCTCTGGTTGCTGAGCTTCTTGCAGTTGAAACTGGATATGTGTATAAAGGACCG GTTTTCGGCTTTGAAAACACCTACGTGCTGATCCCGACAGAAAATCCAGAACACCTTCTTCCCAACGAACAGAAACGAGGGCATGTCAGCAGAAGTTTATCTGAAGATATCAGA GTACTATGGGCCgaagaacaaaattggaaacAACGTCAGAAAAGAGACTTCATGCCATTAGATCCTGCTGATATTCCATTAAGCAGAGTGAAACGAGTTGATATTGGAAATGAGTTTATTGAAGGAACGTCTGAAGAACCAATTCGATTTCAAACAACGatgattaaaaacaaaaaaaaccaaaCCGTGAGTCAACTCGTAACCAGGAAAAAGCGCTATGTCTCGTTAGAAATGGATCAGACCTTTAACGACGAATTATGGAGTCAGCAGTGGTACCTT AAAGACACAAGAACAAGACTAGACCTTCCCAAATTAGATCTCAACGTCCTACCAGTTTACAGGGCGGGGATTTCTGGAAAAGGAGTGAGGATTACGGTTTTAGACGACGGCATTGAATACACCCATGAAGATCTGAGTCCTAACTAT GATCCTGAAATAAGTTACAACTGCAACGATGAAACCCACGACCCATTGCCGCGGTACGAGGTAACCAAATCAAACAGTCATGGTACGAGATGTGCGGGAGAAGTGGCTATGGTggcaaacaacaaaaaatgtggAGTTGGAATAGCTTTTAATGCTCGAATAG GGGCTGTAAAGATGTTAGACGGTCTAGTCACAGATCGAATCGAGGGAACTGCCCTGGGATACGCTCAAGATTTGGTGGATATTTACAGTGCTTCCTGGGGCCCTAACGACGATGGAAAAACTGTAGATGGACCAGGCAGATTGGCGAGAGAAGCTATAGAAAAGGGAATTAGACAG GGAAGAGGAGGCAAAGGGTCTATCTATGTTTGGGCATCGGGGAATGGAGGAAGTCGTGGCGACAATTGCAACTGCGATGGTTACCTTGCCAGTCCGCACACAATTTCCATAGGAAGTGCCTCCCAAAAGGGATCATTTCCCTGGTATGGAGAGGCTTGCGCATCGACGTTAGCCGTAACTTACAGCAGCGGAGCTTACAAAGATCAAATGATT GCGACTACGGACTTAAACAACCAGTGCACGATCAAACACACAGGAACTTCCGCATCTGCCCCTCTAGCCGCGGGTATAATTGCCTTAGCTCTGGAAGTGAA CCCGTCTCTGACTTGGCGCGATGTCCAGCATCTTATAGTCTGGACCTCAGAACTGGCACCAGTAGCCGACAATCCAGGCTGGCAAAAAAACGCCGCCGGCCTGTGGTTTAGCACCAAATTTGGGTTCGGTTTAATGAACGCTTTTGGACTTGTTTCGGCTGCCGCCAACTGGACCACTGTGCCTGCtgataaaaaatgtgaaatccACTTTAATAA GGTTAACAATGCCACGTTTTCGTACGGGAATCCCCTGAAATTATTCGTGGCGACCTCCGGTTGTCAGGGCAGTGACGACGAAGTTGTTTTTCTCGAGCACGTAGAAGTGAAAACCACCATAAACTATACAATCCGAGGATCTTTGGAGATCCACTTGACCTCCCCGGCAG GGTCGATGGTACAACTACTGGCGCCTAGAAAATTCGACAAAAGCCCGAAGGGTTTCGTGAACTGGAGCTTTATGTCTGTCATGACCTGGGGAGAATTGGCCAGCGGTTTGTGGACGCTGATTATTTCTGATAAC GTTGGTCCGGAGGGTAACAGCGGTCATTTAGGAGAGACCCGCTTAATTTTACGAGGCACCAAAGACCCACCCACGCATATGTTTGGCGGTCCGAGGAACTACAATGAAGACTACAATAGAATACACAATCGAGTAGGGGATGCTAGGATAACGAACAGCCCTAAAATGGCGATCAACTttgattatgaaaattatttaaaatag
- the LOC136350841 gene encoding odorant receptor 94b-like isoform X2, translated as MYQVKVLRAVYSIYNYTLIANCMIFIIFELIAFRRALEDVPTFLSQIAMMFTHVICMVKLWMLIYRKEQVAKIKAKLQNKHFEYVSIDDFQPGKKMHKETLFIKFVSMFIFAVYVIVGILGHFTAAIMVNKNSSSGTFSGNVSCQSFIPYNFYYPFNTSTPRKCHYALIYMDINLDICAFYIALLDMIFVLFLHVLAIQLNILSKAFITIRKRCLRKMKMDLNIRLFRDADHKEFEQEMYSELVHCTKHLCLLIGVRQDIESLFSFITLFQVTASLLISASCLFAAATVPVSSPNFFSQLQYFSAILSQIFIYCWFGNKITHASSELPTAIYKSDWLGCSRRFKQAMLMSMKRMERPLYVSIGKFTPLSLSTLLAVLRGSFSYFTLFQRAGQI; from the exons ATGTATCAGGTTAAG GTCCTGAGAGCAGTTTATTCTATCTACAACTACACCCTGATAGCAAACTGCatgattttcataattttcgaattaatCGCCTTTCGAAGGGCCTTGGAGGATGTTCCTACTTTTTTGAGTCAAATTGCTATGATGTTCACTCACGTTATCTGTATGGTCAAACTATGGATGCTCATTTATCGAAAGGAACAAGTAGCAAAGATAAAAGCAAAACTTCAGAATAAACATTTCGAATATGTCTCTATag ATGATTTTCAGCCTGGCAAGAAAATGCACAAAGAAACGCTTTTTATAAAGTTTGTCTCAATGTTCATATTTGCAGTGTATGTTATTGTCGGAATCTTAGGCCACTTCACTGCAGCCATAATGGTGAACAAAAACTCCTCATCAGGAACCTTCTCGGGAAATGTCTCCTGCCAATCTTTTATTCCTTACAACTTCTATTATCCATTTAACACTAGTACTCCGAGGAAATGCCATTATGCTCTAATTTACATGGACATAAACTTAGACATTTGCGCATTTTACATTGCAC TTCTTGATATGATATTTGTCCTGTTTTTGCACGTATTGgctattcaattaaatattcttaGCAAAGCTTTCATTACTATACGGAAACGGTGCTTAAGGAAGATGAAAATGGATCTAAATATTCGTTTGTTTCGTGATGCTGACCATAAAGAGTTCGAGCAGGAAATGTATAGTGAACTTGTCCATTGTACGAAACATCTTTGCTTATTAATTGG AGTGCGTCAAGATATAGAAAGTCTTTTCTCTTTCATTACTTTATTCCAAGTCACTGCATCACTGCTGATATCAGCATCCTGTCTCTTCGCTGCAGCAACG GTGCCTGTAAGCTCACCTAACTTCTTTTCCCAACTGCAATACTTTTCAGCAATATTATCgcaaattttcatatattgCTGGTTTGGAAACAAGATAACACACGCG AGCTCAGAATTACCAACGGCGATCTATAAAAGTGACTGGTTAGGCTGCAGCCGACGATTTAAACAAGCAATGTTAATGTCAATGAAGAGAATGGAGAGACCTCTTTATGTTTCCATTGGGAAATTCACGCCTTTGTCCCTTTCAACGCTACTGGCG GTACTAAGGGGTTCTTTTTCGTATTTTACGTTATTCCAGAGAGCTGGGCAGATTTAA
- the LOC136350842 gene encoding RNA-binding protein squid-like has protein sequence METTQNGSGGGKSGLEEEKKLFVGGLTLETTEKELQDYFGQFGAIQNVTIKVNPQTGKSKGFAFVTFGTADVVDQVLSQKEHVINGKTVDAKKAKAKPGKIFVGGITSDLTDDDIKNYFSQFGNITQVEMPFDKTKNQRKGFCFITFENDAIVKELLKKPKQTIKDKQVDVKKAATQPNNMMGGRGGWAGGRGGRGGRGGGWGGGWGGPGGWNDYSYGGGYDNGYGGGGGGGGSYDYYGGGGGYGGGYGMESSYGQSGGGYGGGRGGGRGGRGGGGGRGGQRHQPY, from the coding sequence ATGGAGACTACACAAAACGGTTCTGGGGGCGGCAAATCGGGTCTGGAAGAAGAGAAGAAGTTGTTTGTTGGTGGCCTTACCCTAGAAACGACGGAAAAGGAGTTGCAGGACTACTTCGGCCAGTTCGGCGCCATCCAAAACGTGACTATCAAAGTGAACCCCCAAACGGGTAAGTCCAAAGGATTTGCTTTCGTTACTTTCGGCACTGCCGACGTCGTTGATCAAGTGCTGTCGCAAAAAGAGCATGTAATCAATGGCAAAACTGTTGATGCCAAAAAGGCCAAAGCAAAGCCAGGGAAAATTTTCGTCGGAGGCATCACTTCTGATTTGACGGACGATGATATCAAGAACTACTTTTCCCAATTTGGCAATATTACCCAAGTGGAGATGCCCTttgataaaacgaaaaatcaaagaaaaggCTTCTGTTTCATCACCTTCGAGAATGATGCCATTGTGAAGGAGCTGCTCAAAAAGCCCAAGCAAACCATCAAAGACAAACAAGTAGATGTTAAGAAGGCGGCCACTCAACCAAACAACATGATGGGAGGACGTGGTGGCTGGGCAGGTGGCCGAGGAGGACGTGGTGGACGAGGAGGCGGATGGGGTGGTGGATGGGGAGGCCCTGGTGGCTGGAATGACTACAGTTATGGGGGAGGCTATGATAACGGTTATGGAGGCGGCGGCGGCGGTGGTGGCAGCTACGATTACTATGGTGGTGGCGGAGGATATGGCGGTGGTTACGGAATGGAATCCAGTTATGGACAAAGTGGAGGTGGCTATGGGGGTGGTCGTGGTGGTGGCCGAGGAGGCCGTGGAGGAGGTGGAGGCCGAGGAGGCCAGAGGCATCAGCCTTACTAA
- the LOC136350841 gene encoding odorant receptor 94b-like isoform X1, translating to MCNVEETGYPKEIFSSVDRLIFFCGLATLSKDVHWVLRAVYSIYNYTLIANCMIFIIFELIAFRRALEDVPTFLSQIAMMFTHVICMVKLWMLIYRKEQVAKIKAKLQNKHFEYVSIDDFQPGKKMHKETLFIKFVSMFIFAVYVIVGILGHFTAAIMVNKNSSSGTFSGNVSCQSFIPYNFYYPFNTSTPRKCHYALIYMDINLDICAFYIALLDMIFVLFLHVLAIQLNILSKAFITIRKRCLRKMKMDLNIRLFRDADHKEFEQEMYSELVHCTKHLCLLIGVRQDIESLFSFITLFQVTASLLISASCLFAAATVPVSSPNFFSQLQYFSAILSQIFIYCWFGNKITHASSELPTAIYKSDWLGCSRRFKQAMLMSMKRMERPLYVSIGKFTPLSLSTLLAVLRGSFSYFTLFQRAGQI from the exons atgtgtaaTGTTGAGGAAACTGGTTATCCTAAGGAGATCTTTTCCTCTGTTGATaggctcatttttttttgcggatTAGCAACGCTTAGTAAAGATGTGCATTGG GTCCTGAGAGCAGTTTATTCTATCTACAACTACACCCTGATAGCAAACTGCatgattttcataattttcgaattaatCGCCTTTCGAAGGGCCTTGGAGGATGTTCCTACTTTTTTGAGTCAAATTGCTATGATGTTCACTCACGTTATCTGTATGGTCAAACTATGGATGCTCATTTATCGAAAGGAACAAGTAGCAAAGATAAAAGCAAAACTTCAGAATAAACATTTCGAATATGTCTCTATag ATGATTTTCAGCCTGGCAAGAAAATGCACAAAGAAACGCTTTTTATAAAGTTTGTCTCAATGTTCATATTTGCAGTGTATGTTATTGTCGGAATCTTAGGCCACTTCACTGCAGCCATAATGGTGAACAAAAACTCCTCATCAGGAACCTTCTCGGGAAATGTCTCCTGCCAATCTTTTATTCCTTACAACTTCTATTATCCATTTAACACTAGTACTCCGAGGAAATGCCATTATGCTCTAATTTACATGGACATAAACTTAGACATTTGCGCATTTTACATTGCAC TTCTTGATATGATATTTGTCCTGTTTTTGCACGTATTGgctattcaattaaatattcttaGCAAAGCTTTCATTACTATACGGAAACGGTGCTTAAGGAAGATGAAAATGGATCTAAATATTCGTTTGTTTCGTGATGCTGACCATAAAGAGTTCGAGCAGGAAATGTATAGTGAACTTGTCCATTGTACGAAACATCTTTGCTTATTAATTGG AGTGCGTCAAGATATAGAAAGTCTTTTCTCTTTCATTACTTTATTCCAAGTCACTGCATCACTGCTGATATCAGCATCCTGTCTCTTCGCTGCAGCAACG GTGCCTGTAAGCTCACCTAACTTCTTTTCCCAACTGCAATACTTTTCAGCAATATTATCgcaaattttcatatattgCTGGTTTGGAAACAAGATAACACACGCG AGCTCAGAATTACCAACGGCGATCTATAAAAGTGACTGGTTAGGCTGCAGCCGACGATTTAAACAAGCAATGTTAATGTCAATGAAGAGAATGGAGAGACCTCTTTATGTTTCCATTGGGAAATTCACGCCTTTGTCCCTTTCAACGCTACTGGCG GTACTAAGGGGTTCTTTTTCGTATTTTACGTTATTCCAGAGAGCTGGGCAGATTTAA